A genomic window from Dechloromonas sp. A34 includes:
- a CDS encoding type IV pili methyl-accepting chemotaxis transducer N-terminal domain-containing protein produces the protein MFTNPGKLSRKIVGTLIVFLLVATTAIGLTLLISWQLEGVAAAINDAGSQRMRSYRIAHLMSRSLDAPGSAQTENLSAEVQRFNKVLLDLQRGDPARPLAAPRNGEVQRLLVDVEQSWRGKIQPLVEQYLAAGGAPRQAALDRFNGELEPFVGRINDLVLAMERGYARDTVMLRTVQGLLVLLAVLGTIILIRFFLKLVIRPVGILHDGMQRMIDNDLGVRLPLASNDEIGGLGRGFNQMAEHLQTVYSTLEDRVAAETRSLAERNRELGILYEVTSLLADPVPVDALCQAFLDCIKSALGADAGAVRLYMPDSQKLYLVTHEGLSEAFLARERELNCGECLCGEVIQSGMPAVFNTINPPKGMKLGSCIREGFATATAFSIVHGKQRLGVYNLYYLNPHPISEQEKHLLETLGQHLGVAVENQRLKSREMELAVSEERNLLAQELHDSIAQGLAFLNIQVQLLQDSLNKNRLEEAQQAAGEIRNGVQESYDDVRELLVHFRTRVIQSDLESAITSALEKFEGQTGITTSFEQIGGGAPLAPTDETQIMHIVQESLSNIRKHAKASHVHLTLRRNRGVTEIEVRDDGAGFDTVNEPKTQSDRHVGLKIMRERAHRVGGECRVTSKIGEGTCVTLRLPKQNREAV, from the coding sequence ATGTTCACCAACCCGGGCAAGCTCTCGCGAAAGATCGTCGGTACGCTGATTGTCTTCCTGCTGGTAGCGACCACGGCCATCGGCCTGACCCTGCTCATTTCCTGGCAACTTGAAGGGGTGGCGGCGGCCATCAACGATGCTGGCAGCCAGCGCATGCGCAGCTACCGCATTGCGCATCTGATGTCGCGTAGTCTCGATGCTCCTGGCTCGGCGCAGACCGAAAACCTGAGCGCCGAGGTCCAGCGCTTCAACAAGGTCTTGCTCGACTTGCAACGGGGCGACCCGGCCCGGCCGCTCGCCGCGCCACGCAACGGCGAGGTACAGCGCTTGCTGGTCGACGTCGAGCAGTCCTGGCGTGGCAAGATCCAGCCCTTGGTCGAGCAGTATCTGGCGGCCGGCGGCGCACCGCGGCAAGCCGCGCTCGACCGCTTCAACGGTGAACTCGAACCCTTTGTCGGGCGCATCAACGACCTGGTGCTGGCCATGGAACGGGGCTACGCCCGCGATACCGTCATGCTGCGCACCGTGCAGGGCCTGCTGGTGTTGTTGGCGGTGCTCGGCACCATCATCCTGATCCGCTTCTTTCTCAAGCTGGTCATCCGGCCGGTCGGTATCCTGCACGACGGCATGCAACGGATGATCGACAACGATCTCGGCGTCCGCCTGCCGCTTGCCAGTAATGACGAGATCGGCGGACTGGGGCGCGGTTTCAATCAGATGGCCGAGCATCTGCAGACGGTCTACAGCACGCTGGAAGACCGCGTCGCGGCCGAGACCCGTAGCCTGGCCGAACGCAACCGCGAACTCGGCATTCTTTATGAAGTGACGTCACTGCTCGCCGATCCGGTACCGGTCGATGCCCTGTGCCAGGCCTTTCTCGATTGCATCAAGTCGGCGCTGGGCGCCGATGCCGGGGCGGTACGTCTGTATATGCCCGATTCCCAGAAGCTCTACCTGGTCACCCATGAGGGCCTGTCGGAAGCCTTCCTGGCCCGCGAGCGCGAACTCAATTGCGGCGAATGCCTGTGTGGTGAAGTGATCCAGAGCGGCATGCCGGCGGTGTTCAACACGATCAACCCGCCCAAGGGCATGAAACTGGGTAGTTGCATCCGCGAGGGTTTCGCCACGGCAACGGCTTTCAGTATCGTCCATGGTAAGCAGCGGCTGGGGGTCTATAACCTCTACTATCTGAATCCCCATCCGATTTCCGAACAGGAAAAGCATCTGCTGGAAACCCTGGGCCAGCACCTTGGCGTTGCGGTCGAGAACCAGCGGCTGAAGTCCCGGGAGATGGAACTGGCGGTTTCCGAAGAGCGGAATCTGCTGGCTCAGGAATTGCACGACTCGATTGCCCAGGGCCTGGCCTTCCTGAATATCCAGGTCCAGTTGCTGCAGGATTCCCTGAACAAGAACCGCCTTGAAGAGGCGCAGCAGGCGGCCGGCGAAATCCGCAATGGCGTGCAGGAAAGCTACGACGACGTCCGCGAGCTGCTGGTGCATTTCCGGACGCGGGTCATCCAGTCCGACCTCGAGTCGGCCATCACCTCGGCGCTGGAGAAGTTCGAGGGCCAGACCGGGATTACCACTTCCTTCGAGCAGATCGGGGGCGGCGCCCCGCTGGCGCCGACCGACGAGACCCAGATCATGCACATCGTCCAGGAGTCGCTCTCGAATATCCGCAAGCACGCCAAGGCCAGCCATGTGCACCTGACGCTGCGGCGAAATCGCGGCGTCACTGAAATCGAGGTGCGCGACGACGGCGCCGGTTTCGATACGGTCAATGAGCCGAAAACCCAATCCGATCGCCATGTCGGCCTGAAGATCATGCGCGAGCGGGCGCATCGGGTCGGGGGCGAATGCCGGGTCACATCAAAGATTGGCGAGGGCACCTGCGTTACGCTGCGCTTGCCCAAGCAAAACAGAGAGGCAGTTTGA
- a CDS encoding response regulator yields the protein MNEKIRVLLVDDHTLFRSGIKSLLQRNDDFEVVGEAGDGLEGIKRARSLKPDVVLLDLHMPGVSGLEAVKVMAEEIPEVHVLMLTVSEDAQDLMDALRAGASGYLLKNIETDMLVDAIRRAAQGDSVVSQQMTAKLIQGVRTPPKADSAIIERDRFSPRERDILAALAQGESNKEIARKLDLAESTVKIHVQNIFKKLHMSSRVQVALYAVEHGFGLTKSA from the coding sequence ATGAACGAAAAAATCCGGGTCTTGCTGGTCGATGACCACACCTTGTTCCGCAGCGGCATCAAATCGCTGTTGCAGCGCAACGACGACTTCGAGGTGGTCGGTGAAGCCGGCGACGGGCTGGAAGGCATCAAGCGCGCCCGTTCGCTGAAACCCGATGTCGTGCTGCTCGACCTGCACATGCCGGGCGTCTCCGGCCTTGAGGCGGTCAAAGTGATGGCCGAGGAAATTCCTGAAGTTCATGTCCTGATGCTGACCGTCTCCGAAGATGCCCAGGACCTGATGGATGCCCTGCGCGCCGGGGCAAGCGGTTACCTGCTGAAGAATATCGAGACCGACATGCTGGTCGATGCCATCCGGCGGGCGGCGCAGGGCGATTCGGTCGTCTCGCAGCAGATGACCGCCAAGCTGATCCAGGGCGTGCGCACGCCGCCCAAGGCGGATTCGGCGATTATCGAGCGCGACCGGTTTTCTCCGCGCGAACGCGACATCCTGGCCGCGCTGGCCCAGGGGGAAAGCAACAAGGAAATTGCCCGCAAGCTCGATCTGGCCGAGAGTACAGTCAAGATTCATGTGCAGAATATCTTCAAGAAACTGCACATGAGCAGCCGGGTCCAGGTGGCGCTCTATGCCGTCGAACACGGTTTTGGCCTGACCAAGAGCGCCTAG
- a CDS encoding spermidine synthase — MRHLPRHSVDISEENGVRNLHFGSDWIQGAMRIARPWSLELAYTREMMAGLLLRPAKQWPRHALLIGLGAGSLAKFIYRHLPACRITVVEINPQVEFIARQYFKLPDDPRRLEVVIGCGADYMLSGERKFDYILADGFDPEARAGALDTLPFYQACRSRLSERGLFGANLLGRNKGFEGSVERIKAAFDNRVAVFPSCDSGNTIAFASGGEAVDVSLAEMREQALALKKETGLDLAPMIARLQLAHPLPDSRLRI, encoded by the coding sequence ATGCGCCACCTCCCCCGGCATTCCGTCGACATCAGCGAGGAAAACGGGGTCCGCAATCTCCACTTTGGTTCGGACTGGATACAAGGCGCCATGCGCATCGCCCGCCCGTGGTCGCTGGAGCTGGCTTATACCCGGGAAATGATGGCCGGCCTGCTCTTGCGTCCGGCCAAACAGTGGCCGCGCCATGCCCTGCTCATCGGGCTGGGCGCCGGGTCGCTGGCCAAGTTCATCTACCGTCACCTCCCGGCCTGCCGCATCACCGTCGTCGAAATCAATCCGCAGGTCGAGTTCATCGCCCGCCAGTACTTCAAGCTGCCGGACGACCCACGCCGGCTGGAAGTGGTGATCGGTTGCGGTGCCGACTACATGCTGAGCGGCGAGCGGAAGTTCGACTACATCCTGGCCGATGGCTTCGACCCCGAAGCCCGAGCCGGCGCGCTCGACACCCTGCCTTTCTACCAGGCCTGCCGTAGCCGGTTGAGCGAGCGCGGACTTTTCGGCGCCAATCTGCTCGGCCGCAACAAGGGCTTCGAGGGCAGTGTCGAGCGGATCAAGGCGGCTTTCGACAATCGGGTCGCCGTATTCCCGTCCTGCGACAGCGGCAACACGATTGCCTTTGCCAGCGGCGGCGAAGCGGTCGATGTCTCGTTGGCCGAGATGCGCGAACAGGCGCTCGCCCTCAAAAAGGAGACCGGCCTCGACCTCGCTCCGATGATCGCTCGCCTGCAACTGGCCCACCCGCTGCCGGATAGCCGCCTGCGCATTTAG
- a CDS encoding DUF6731 family protein: MHVHLYKVSRSETLPLLETVIQNVAGVPLEQRLRQVTTRPIRMDDPMAPDDKFKGVWRLSFLKFRSEGPGRASPSTVAESIPLAEGESFSEDTAAIFDPESKALVVQYNHYGPRASAIEDYFTVWTGVQQAKYSFLLQINQAAQARLRNKKLFTRLNFRVAPDRISEHWKNANVSLADALKCTADIGEGDWISVEISMDRRDHNRSLDIFDKIQAFVGLADEPRDVVSHLEISGRDDIGEAVDPVNLINERVQKSYRDLPLDEGRRIPMEVRWNCLYDAYSTWKQSGLI, translated from the coding sequence ATGCACGTTCATTTGTACAAGGTCTCACGATCAGAAACGCTCCCGTTGCTTGAAACCGTGATCCAGAACGTTGCAGGGGTTCCACTCGAGCAGCGACTCCGTCAGGTTACTACTCGGCCAATTCGTATGGACGACCCAATGGCTCCAGACGACAAGTTCAAGGGTGTATGGCGTCTCTCCTTTCTCAAGTTTCGATCCGAAGGTCCAGGACGGGCGAGCCCTAGCACCGTGGCCGAAAGCATCCCCCTTGCCGAAGGTGAATCATTTTCCGAGGATACCGCAGCGATTTTCGACCCGGAGAGCAAGGCGCTCGTTGTCCAGTACAACCACTATGGCCCGAGGGCATCGGCAATCGAGGATTACTTCACCGTCTGGACTGGCGTGCAGCAAGCGAAGTATTCCTTTCTGCTGCAGATCAACCAAGCCGCCCAAGCAAGATTACGTAACAAGAAATTATTCACCCGCCTGAATTTCCGTGTTGCTCCAGATCGGATTTCAGAACACTGGAAGAACGCGAACGTTTCCCTTGCCGATGCGCTCAAATGTACTGCGGACATTGGCGAGGGTGATTGGATCTCGGTTGAAATCAGCATGGACCGGCGAGACCACAATCGTTCGCTCGATATTTTCGACAAGATTCAGGCGTTCGTTGGCCTTGCAGATGAGCCGCGTGATGTTGTCTCGCACTTGGAAATCTCAGGCCGGGACGACATCGGCGAAGCTGTGGACCCGGTTAATCTCATCAATGAGCGTGTTCAAAAATCCTACCGAGATCTACCGCTTGACGAAGGCCGAAGGATCCCGATGGAGGTCCGATGGAACTGCTTGTACGATGCCTACTCCACTTGGAAGCAATCTGGTCTGATCTGA
- a CDS encoding SOS response-associated peptidase gives MWHIGRHNQPKWAKEVFPRALGPFLRLGQSDALDLVVGTWGLVPSWSQTPVLKYSTCNCRSEEAAAKPTFRDAWRNGQRCIIPALSFDEPCWDTGKNVWWRFRRLDGQPWGLAGLWNTWIDHATGEVVESYTMLTVNADDHPIMNRMHKPDPKLALDQQDKRSVVVIETAYVDQWLRGNTKEATELLAPPPVELIEGGPEG, from the coding sequence ATGTGGCACATCGGCCGCCACAATCAACCGAAGTGGGCCAAGGAGGTTTTCCCCCGGGCTTTAGGGCCATTCCTTCGCCTCGGTCAGTCCGATGCGCTGGATCTGGTCGTCGGCACTTGGGGCCTTGTTCCGTCTTGGTCGCAAACGCCCGTCCTGAAATACTCGACGTGCAACTGCCGCTCAGAAGAAGCGGCGGCCAAGCCGACATTCCGCGATGCCTGGCGCAATGGCCAGCGCTGCATCATCCCGGCGCTGTCGTTCGACGAACCGTGCTGGGATACGGGGAAGAATGTCTGGTGGCGATTCCGGCGCCTGGATGGACAGCCGTGGGGGCTAGCCGGCCTGTGGAATACCTGGATCGATCACGCAACCGGCGAGGTGGTCGAGAGCTACACGATGCTGACGGTGAATGCCGACGATCACCCGATCATGAACCGGATGCACAAGCCCGATCCGAAGCTGGCGCTCGATCAGCAGGACAAGCGAAGCGTTGTCGTGATCGAGACGGCCTACGTCGACCAGTGGTTGCGGGGGAATACGAAAGAGGCTACGGAGCTATTGGCGCCTCCTCCGGTGGAACTAATCGAGGGCGGGCCTGAAGGCTAG
- a CDS encoding helix-turn-helix domain-containing protein: MHLAEISAAIANTAIEAGCAVVGVVADANGETKSFGAGSVDRLIAGKISESLAAMISRFVRLCCQGDGQIGVSDFHSSNPRERATPFQSFDLKAAAAYLQMSPFTLRELTAAGTIPGAKIGRRWVFMQEKLTDYLRSEIERQTAGRGQNGLLIAPRSNTEAQVSKPKQRHRRQPPSLEI; the protein is encoded by the coding sequence ATGCATCTTGCAGAAATTTCAGCTGCAATTGCGAACACAGCAATAGAAGCCGGCTGTGCCGTGGTTGGCGTGGTTGCGGATGCCAACGGAGAAACCAAATCCTTTGGCGCAGGAAGCGTTGATAGGCTCATAGCCGGAAAAATATCTGAATCCCTTGCAGCGATGATTTCACGGTTCGTCCGTCTTTGCTGCCAGGGTGATGGACAGATAGGCGTGTCTGATTTTCATTCATCGAACCCGCGTGAAAGGGCTACTCCGTTCCAATCATTCGACCTTAAAGCCGCTGCGGCGTATCTTCAAATGAGCCCATTTACCTTGCGAGAACTGACTGCCGCCGGAACTATCCCTGGTGCAAAGATTGGCAGGCGCTGGGTGTTTATGCAGGAAAAATTGACCGACTACCTGCGTTCTGAGATTGAGAGGCAGACCGCAGGCCGTGGCCAAAATGGATTGTTGATCGCACCTCGCTCCAACACAGAAGCCCAGGTTTCCAAGCCCAAGCAGAGGCACAGGCGGCAACCGCCATCGTTAGAGATATAG
- a CDS encoding helix-turn-helix transcriptional regulator, with translation MTIDPWPHNCGNWRKKMVTYSFMPIPEVERATGFGKSKIYDSLNPESDGYDPDFPNPVVLSKRCVRWRSDEIQAWLDKKSAASRDAGRVERKTQAKAAARVSVAKRKATATELAGQA, from the coding sequence TTGACCATTGATCCATGGCCGCACAACTGCGGCAACTGGAGGAAAAAAATGGTTACCTACTCGTTTATGCCCATTCCGGAAGTTGAGCGGGCAACCGGTTTCGGGAAGTCGAAAATCTACGACAGCCTGAATCCGGAATCGGATGGCTACGACCCGGATTTCCCGAATCCCGTTGTTCTTTCCAAACGCTGTGTCCGCTGGCGTAGCGACGAAATTCAAGCTTGGTTGGACAAGAAATCCGCAGCAAGTCGTGATGCTGGCAGGGTTGAGCGCAAGACGCAGGCGAAGGCGGCTGCTCGGGTTTCCGTAGCCAAGCGCAAGGCGACGGCTACTGAACTCGCCGGCCAGGCGTAG
- a CDS encoding helix-turn-helix domain-containing protein: MSVKTMGRVWEFSQHGGTELLMLLAMADFSDDDGRSYPSVTTLAKKCRMKPRNCRYLLRALEDSGELSIVPNAGPRGANLYRINLDVLGMQHSAGVQSLAGVQHSAATPAQDCHKPLQRIAAKPLVNHQEPSEGKKRRSRSAEKTFAEWIDDVRASGEKPISDYLTVWSYCESIGLPTEFVELAWLKFRDRYSSDESYKAKKYADWRRTFLNAVKENWFRLWYRNGDAFLLTTAGQQAELETRGAE, from the coding sequence ATGTCGGTCAAAACGATGGGCCGTGTGTGGGAGTTCAGCCAGCACGGCGGTACTGAACTGCTGATGTTGCTGGCTATGGCCGATTTCAGCGATGACGATGGGCGTTCCTATCCGTCGGTCACGACGTTGGCGAAAAAATGCCGGATGAAGCCGCGCAATTGCCGCTATCTGCTGCGCGCCCTGGAGGACTCCGGGGAGTTGTCCATTGTGCCGAACGCAGGTCCTCGCGGCGCGAACCTTTACCGCATCAATCTGGACGTGTTGGGGATGCAACACAGTGCAGGGGTGCAAAGCCTTGCAGGGGTGCAACACAGTGCCGCCACCCCTGCACAGGATTGCCACAAACCCCTGCAACGTATTGCAGCCAAACCGTTAGTGAACCATCAGGAACCGTCAGAGGGGAAAAAGCGCCGCTCTCGTTCGGCGGAAAAAACTTTTGCTGAGTGGATCGATGATGTTCGCGCATCTGGCGAAAAGCCGATTTCTGACTACCTGACGGTTTGGAGCTACTGCGAAAGCATCGGCCTGCCAACTGAGTTTGTTGAACTGGCATGGCTGAAGTTTCGCGACCGTTATTCGAGTGATGAGAGCTACAAGGCGAAAAAGTACGCTGACTGGCGCAGGACGTTCCTCAATGCGGTGAAGGAGAACTGGTTCAGGCTTTGGTATCGGAATGGCGATGCTTTCCTGCTGACCACTGCCGGCCAGCAGGCCGAACTGGAAACGCGGGGTGCTGAATGA
- the dnaB gene encoding replicative DNA helicase, whose protein sequence is MNALNVTSMFSAEAEQSVIGGLLLHPASFDLIGDVLAESDFYIEAHRLIYRQIALMLHQGRPVDAVTVADELDTAGESERSGGLVYLGEIASSTPGAANIRRYAELVRDKSLRRDLLAASAEVADLARQAGPETAAQRIEAAQERLIALSAKQRALREPEEIGASLPRMLEAIERRRERNGQVAGLRTGFADLDRITNGLHQGDLIIIAGRPSMGKSCLALNIAENVAMDAGSALIFSLEMSADQLSERSTASVGGISLSAIRSGELTEDDDARLSFALGKLHKAKLIIDDTTTPTIAQMRARARRVQRKFGLDLLVVDYIQLIGSTDFRKAGNRNEEIGQITRGLKLLARELGVPVIALSQLSRDVEKRPDKRPMMSDLRESGAIEQDADLILMAYRDEYYNPTGPFKGLAEILIRKHRQGELGDVRLAFQGEFARFRNVTSDAWDSAMRAAREASQAAKPMARRRIADD, encoded by the coding sequence ATGAATGCACTCAACGTGACCTCGATGTTCAGCGCCGAAGCTGAGCAGTCGGTTATCGGCGGCCTGCTGCTTCACCCTGCATCCTTCGACCTGATCGGCGACGTATTGGCCGAGAGCGATTTTTACATCGAGGCACACCGCCTGATTTATCGCCAGATCGCGCTGATGTTGCATCAGGGGCGTCCGGTCGATGCTGTAACGGTTGCCGATGAACTCGACACGGCCGGCGAGTCGGAGCGCTCGGGTGGGTTGGTCTACTTGGGTGAGATTGCCAGCAGCACGCCGGGCGCAGCGAACATCAGGCGCTATGCCGAACTCGTCCGCGACAAGAGCCTGCGGCGTGACCTGCTGGCAGCATCGGCTGAGGTTGCCGACCTTGCACGTCAGGCAGGCCCGGAAACGGCGGCGCAACGAATTGAGGCTGCCCAGGAAAGGTTGATTGCACTTTCGGCGAAGCAACGGGCTCTGCGCGAGCCGGAAGAAATCGGCGCCTCGTTGCCTCGCATGCTTGAGGCTATCGAGCGGCGCCGGGAGCGTAACGGCCAGGTTGCTGGCTTGCGTACGGGATTCGCCGACCTCGACCGGATCACGAATGGCCTTCACCAGGGCGATCTGATCATCATTGCAGGCCGCCCTTCCATGGGCAAAAGCTGCCTGGCACTGAACATCGCCGAGAACGTTGCCATGGATGCAGGCTCTGCGCTGATCTTTTCGTTGGAAATGTCGGCGGATCAACTTTCCGAACGGTCGACCGCAAGCGTCGGCGGTATTTCGCTGTCAGCGATTCGCTCCGGCGAACTCACCGAAGATGATGACGCGCGGCTGTCGTTCGCCTTGGGCAAGTTGCACAAAGCCAAGCTGATCATCGACGACACGACTACACCGACGATTGCACAGATGCGTGCCAGGGCACGCCGCGTGCAGCGCAAGTTCGGTCTCGATCTGCTCGTCGTCGATTACATCCAGTTGATTGGATCTACCGACTTCAGAAAAGCGGGAAATCGCAATGAGGAAATCGGGCAGATCACGCGAGGCTTGAAGCTGTTGGCCCGCGAACTGGGGGTGCCGGTGATTGCCTTGTCGCAACTGTCCCGCGACGTGGAAAAGCGCCCCGACAAGCGCCCGATGATGTCCGACTTGCGCGAATCCGGCGCCATTGAACAAGACGCGGACCTAATTCTGATGGCGTACCGCGACGAGTACTACAACCCGACCGGACCATTCAAAGGGTTGGCCGAAATCCTGATCCGCAAGCACCGCCAGGGCGAACTGGGCGATGTTCGCCTCGCCTTTCAGGGCGAGTTCGCACGCTTCCGGAATGTCACTTCTGATGCTTGGGATAGCGCGATGCGGGCAGCCAGAGAGGCATCACAGGCGGCAAAGCCGATGGCAAGGCGCCGGATTGCTGACGACTGA